The Vigna angularis cultivar LongXiaoDou No.4 chromosome 6, ASM1680809v1, whole genome shotgun sequence genome contains the following window.
tgaaGATTATCTTAAGTTCAGAAGGTATATCTTTGTATGTTAGGAACATTTGGTAACTGACTGATTCAATCATAAGTTAATTTGCATTATTGGCAGCATTCACTGGAACCATATAGGATTGACTTATGCAACGGCTACTTGAGGCAAACTCTGAAACTTATCATCATCACCATTGACCAAAACGACAAGAAATCAAgtcacaaaaacaaaacaaaaacaaaactgtCTGAAGAAAGAAACATCCTAAAAAACCATTAATTTGGTTTGTAGGTGGTCAGAGAAATgcccacaaaaaaaaattataaaattgtgatCAATTCATTTTTAACGTAATTAGATGCTTAATTTCAGCGAACAATCAATAGACTgaaataactttataaaattaatcattgtAATGTGTTGTAACATGTAACTTTAGTGTATAAACAGGGTTAAATTTTATGGTAAATTTTAATACTGTTTATATACTGAAGAAATGTGTATAGATATTGTAAGTATTGCTTTCATAAATCAAACATGTGAGGTGGAGAAAAAAAACACAGCATGTGACATTAAAAGCACATAATGTTAAAAGTCACAAATGAATCCTTTGCAACGGTCACTAAACAAGGAATGTAAATGGAATTATTGGTGTGATGGACCCCATCACATGACCTTTGTTGTGGTAACCAAGTTTTTTCAATCACacatatacatattatataaatgtaatGGGCCAGATGTATCATCTATATTAATAAAGCCTAgagatattttttgttaaaatgtttaatattatataatgatatattaatatttattagttttaatattattatgttaaacTTATACAAGAATTTTAACAATagatttatataatttactCAGAGTTGTAGTTCAAACCCGATTACTGTAATTGTGCACAcgctaaatatttttaatgtcataattcaattttttcaatcatATTCCTCAATTAGCATTACAACATTTTGGACCAGTTTTTTCCTCCTTCAGAGCAGTATAACGCAGAAACTTTTagaattatgatattttaacaatttttttaacaattcttttataataaattacgtgtcactattttattggttcgTATATTTCAAACGGAGAAATCACAAACTATTGTTGTCAATGTTAAAAAgcatttttcaaacttttaataTGCACCATAAAAGCTTTGGTGTAAGAAAAACagcttttttaaataaaataattttttaatatatttgagtaaatttatttaaaaaggtGGAAGCAATTTTCTActtcttttaaaaagaaatgtaaCTTGAAGTTTTCATAAAAATGTAGTAAAAGGgatgaacattttaaaaatacacaGCATTGATTTACGATTAAAAATAATCACTCATCGATCactttttttttggtaaaaaacaaataaactctcatattatttaattttagattaaaatattattaactataAAACAACAGTTTACTAacaaataattagtaaaaaagAGCATTAgtcacatatatttttaaaattaaaatttaagacaaaTTTATTAGCATCAATCAATAATCACTATGCTTAATCTAATGAATCAGGTAATTGAGTTTCATAAATAAGAATGAGGGAATAGTATATTTACGGGATAATGTTGTGTATAATAGTTTTGAGAAAATATTCAGGATCTTTTTTTATTGGAGAGgaacatttttttaactaataatatagaagaaaaaatatttaaaaagtgtaATAAATGTAggaattatttaattatttaaaatgatgtACAAAATTTGGCAGTAAAATAGTCAAATTTTATCTGAGTGGTTGTACAGTACAGATGGaatgaaaagaacaaaaagatagacaaaattttatcattaaaaatgaGTGGTGAGGTTTCGTTCTTATTCAAACTTGAAATGGAAGATAATATATTCATTCGTTTAGCTGACTTGAACATGTGCAAACAATAAAGTGAAGAGACACATTATGTTCGAGAGCTACATAATTTTAGTATGCATCTCATGCATTTCAAAGCCATGTGGTTAGATGACTCTAGTTCAGCTGCTTGAAAGAGTAGCCCATTATAAGTTGCTTAAACATGAGTTTAGTTAACAAAATAATCAAAcgaaatttatagaaaaaacaaaaattcagtATAAGTACTCTGACAACTAGTAAGTGTGACATTCTTATTCAAACTGTTCATCAATCTAATTAGCAGCATGGGATATTTCTAACTAGCCATTTTCTTACAATGTAAAATTCTGCCAGAAATTATTAAGTTGGATTCTTTAACAACagactaaaaaaattaacttatgatAGGGGAGGAGATTGAACCTTATCCTATTACTTTCCGTCCGTATTGAACAATTGTActaattgaaaacaaatttatgaacatatGAGGAGATATTATACCTAGTTTGAACAAAatgaagggaagaaaaaaattcatttttttttataatttgatgtGAACATAGACAAATTTAATGTCTTTGAGACATGGGAGTCACACTTCATTAGACAGAATAAGACCACTGACTACATTTATCCTTCCAAGACACTGAGGTGGAAATCTAAGCTGGGTTAAAGTATAGAATTTTCGTACATGTAAAACTATATAAGAAATTTTGAGTTTAATCAATATTCATGCTCCTATGACAGTCAAATGGTTAAATTTACTGTGGTACAAACAATACCGGCCGGAAGCATAGGTAGCTTTGTAAAAGTTTAATTTCATATGTTATATCTTCATTCTGACCTTGTACAAAAAGTCATTAGCGAGAAATCACAAGTTGCCTTCTGCAACACAAGAATCTTCATCCCCATATGGGGAGACTTGTCTCCGAGATGGAGCATTTCGCAATTGATCAATTTTGTTTGGCTTGGTCCTTTCCACATTCTCCATAGCAATATTTACATTACCTCTTACACTTGAATTTTCATGTTCTTCGGCCCCCAATACTACCTTGTATTCTGGCAACTTGGTCTTCCACTTTATACCAACTGCCTTTGCCTGATCAGCAAACAGGCATTCTGATAAAGGTGAGCCACAAATTTCTTTATAAGTACCATAATTAGCAGCACATGTATTTCCACCTTCCAAAAGTTTTGACAGTGGATGCAAAACCAATAGTGCACCATCACTTCTCTCTAAGGTGTTCTTCAATGAAAGAAAATCAGAAACTAGTTGTATTACACTAAACTGAACGAATACTGCAGTTGCATCCAGGTGGAAGAGAGAAACTATAGAAGTTGGACCAAATACTTTAGATATGCACATTCTTATTTCATTTGCCTTCAGCGTAGAAGGAAATCCCCAAATAATGACAATgttctcaaacaaaatttttgggTACCGCTTCCTGAGGCTATGACTGGGTGAAGAATCGGCAACCTTATTACCAGTAGTTAGATCAATAATGTCCCCATGCATCCAACTAAGATATAGACGATTAATATAATTCTGCAGTTTCTCGTCAAGGGCTAATTGTTTTGAAGAATCATGGAGTTTGTAATCAATACCTAAATCACTGCATAACTGGGCAAAGATGCATCCAGTCATGAAGGCATCATATCCTGCCTCATGCTTGCCTCCAGGGTTCCAGCTGGATGATCTGCAAATACACGTCTAATGTTGGTACCGGAAGTACTTTTATCTAAAGAGACAGCTCGGACAACATATGAAATGCAAGAGAACAATACTTAAAGAAGACAAATGGGACACTAAATTATTAGACTTAGCAGCCCAAATTCTGAGAAATCACCTCAAGCTATGTGCAGATACATGTAAACGACAAAAAATCACAAGGGAAATTAAAATGTAACTTACCATTGAACAGCATACTTCCCATACCAATATTTATAATGTTATCTACAAttaaataagagagagaaaaaaaaatgtgtatacTTTTATAGCTATAAACTTTGCATTCTTGAGTTATGTatcaaaaaaaagaaaatgtacagaaaaaaaggaaagaactcTGTCATGTATGAAAACTGTTGAAAACTAGTAGTTGAAACATAAACTCAACTGTCAAAATCAGGAGTCGCTGACATTGCACCATTAGATTGATAAATTCAAATCACAATAACCAGGCCAGGACTCAAAAAAAGCAGAGACAAACCTCACTTCATCGACTTCAACGTCCACTTTCACATGTGGGAGTGAACCTAGATAACTGGTTCCTGAACCAGCAGCAATTTGAGGGCAAAATGAAGTGAATGCAGCTGCCAGTGATTTTCTggatcttttcatcttttcttggAGCATAAAATTAGTGTTCAGAAGTATCTTGGTGTCAACAATGTGTGGAAAGCACTTGTTAACTGAGGTAACAAACTCTTCAGGAGTACCAGGAAGAGGGCCTATAAATTTGCTGTAGACATGAGCAATATCTGTATGAATGGTATATAACATTTTAGTGGTGTGAAATCAAATAGCTTCTCAAGAATTCAGAATGTCGTTGTTACCTAGAAAACAATTGTGACCAACAATCAACTTCTGTTCCGATGAAAGGAGATCAATAACATGGCGAAGTCCCACAGCAGCttgaattttcatattttctgccccatgattttcttctttcacttttttctgAGATTAATTGAAGAATTTAATGAGGTGGCTGTGGTATCAATAAAACTCTGCTACCACATTATATTTTAGCTTTCTCTTATGTTAGACCTAGACATAACATACCATATTATATACTGACAAAGCACAAATGTTAtctcttttaatatactttagcataaacatattatttttttaatattaattgtgCGCAATATCACTATAATTAGGGTTAAGCTTTGTTTTAAGAAAATGCTTAGCCCTTTACAGTTTGAACTAGAAATGAAGGATAATATTAGGTCCATTCTTTCAATGGTAATCAAAAGACATAGATCACCACCATCATCATTTCTAAAGTGCAGAAGGAACAATTATATTCAATTCCAATGTAAAATCACATGTCACAATTTAAAAGGAACAAAACAATATCAAGATTTATTACCAGAAGTAAATTCAATTCATCCTTTGAGTCTGTATACACAACTAAATGCTGTAAACCGGAAGCCTCACTGTTCACACTGATATAAGAAAGATCTTTGAAGTGTTTTCTGATGACCTGAAAGTATTTAAACTTATAGTCAGAAAAACTGTGAGTACAAACTTAATAGATGTATAGTACTGCTATATCCTGAGGCAAAGAATCTGATAAATGACACAATCAAATACCAAtacgaaaagaaaaataaatgtgaacGTATCAGTTAGGgcacaaaaatatataagcaTTACCAAATGAATCAATTTAAGCTGGTGAGAGGTGAATCCATTAAGCCTAAGAGCTGGATGCATCTCAAAAAATATCTCTTGAAATTTTGAGTCTTCTGTAATTCCTTGAATTTGGTCTTCTAGATTTTGCTCATGTAATAACCCATCGTGCCATCGGCGGAATTTGTTTTTCATTCGTGCAGTGAACAAAATGTCTGATGCACTGTGCAACGGCATGTCCCTGACATCTTTTAATTTACAAATGTCTGACCACTCACTATCAAGTGCAGAATTCAAATTCCTTAAGGCTTCCCTTTCTTGTTCTCTGGATAAATAAGATATTCCTGACAGTTATCAAGGGTGAAAATTCTCAAACCATAGAAACCATAAATGTCATTATGAGTTTAGACGTGCAACCAAATACCAATCTTATGAGTCAATGACAGAAATGGAAGATAAACCAACACCAAAACGTCACCAGCAATTCCAACTATGGTTACTGGTTAAGGATCATAGGCCTTTATCATCTTTAATGTCCCCATGTTCTATAATTTCCTATAACTCTAAACCATATATATAGAGTCCTTCCAGTTTGCAAATAAGCTAAAAAGCAAAATACGCAGAGCTCTATGGATATTACCTCTTTTTCCATTGAAAAACTACACATCTAGGTTACAGACCAAGAAATGAAACACACATATCTTCCTTTTTCCATGTATAGAAATAAAACATGAAAGGACAAAGTCCTTTCTTCCATTAGCTTAACAGTTAGTATCAAATGCAATAcaagaaataaaaggaaaactaaGCAACCTTCGTGTATGCAAGCATTAAAATCAAACTGGTATTTAGCCAAGAAATCCATCGAAGTAGTCTGCCAGAGAAATTCATCGCACGGACCCAGACCTGCATGCTCCTGTCGAGGAAAAACATAGAAACTGTGCCTGCCACGGAGCAATTCTCTATTCAAACCAgccttaaaaataatataaaaatatacttagCCTACAAATATACCACCCAAAAATCACCAACAGAACTAAcagtataaaaattaacagTCCAGATAGAATGGATAAAAGAACATACGGATACGCGACGAAGGAGTGATTAGAGGAATCCCAACGGAAGGGGCAAACGCCGAATTGAAGGACGGCGAACTTGGTGGCGGAGTCTCGGACTTTGAGGTAGCGCACGTCGGAGCGGTCAAACTCGAAGGACTCGCGCCAGGGAGCGCTGGTGATGCCGCTCATCTCGAGGTCGATGGCCACGAAGTCCGACGTCCGGACGTGGCGACGGAGCTCCGCCAGCGACGGTTCGAAGTTTGCAGTGGTCACCGTCTTCAAAGGAAATGCCAAATCGCATTGCGTAGGGATGGTGGGGGTGGCGGGGGTGGCGGAGGTGGCGGGGGTGGCGGGGGATAGGGCACGTGCAAGCACACGTGAGAGTGACGGAGAGGGAAGTTTGTGTGGCTTCATTGTTTGCCCTGCATTTTTTGGGTCAGAGGTTTAGAAGAGGGATAATGAAAAAGAATAGAGGGAAGGCGAAGATCTAAACCGTCGTCGTTTTCTCTGATGGGTTACGATTTGCCTATTGGGCTTGGGCTAAATTGTTGGATCGGCCAAGCTTAATTGGATCGAGGACAATTTCTTTCAGTTCTTCTTTGTAAACCCCAAGGATTACTACCTACACCACATACTAATagcaaaaaaaaactaaagttcCTTCTTGCTGTACCATTCCACGTCTGCCGCTTCCACTTTTTCCAACTACACCTTCCTTATTTAGAATCGCTGCACTCtttgagagaaagaagatgaagataagtTTGTTCTTAAAAGATAATTCTATAAGGTATCATATATGTCCCAAATGGAAATTTTGTTCCACAAGGCATCCCATatgatataaaaagtttgttcTCAGAAGTTTCTTCTCAGCACAGTCCTCTGGAAATGACAATAGTTCTATTCATTATTGAACCAATGTAGATATGTTTAAGTTGTACAGGAGAATTGTAACTTCAAATTCTAAAAGATATATGTTTTGGATTGTAAGTAGACTATTCAATTTCCATGCTTAAAtgttcttttttaacttttgagaCAAGTTAATGTTGAAATAAATCATCAAATATTAACCATCtgtatacaatattttttttttttaatttgtataaattgtagaaaattttcatttttattccgGTAGGATTTGTGAAATGTGAGATGTAAACTATGGTGATCAAGGATAGTCGAAATGCAAAGGCAAGGAAATGTGTATTGACTGTAGGAGACTATAGGACATATTTTAGGTTATGAAATGTAATTGTTGAATGCAAACTATATTGTGAGTACCATAATTGAttacttcttttaattttatgaaataagtTATGTTATGGttgatttaatttttggtttcttCAAGTGTTTATCCTTACAATCCATGAAGAGTATTAGTGGTGTTATGTAGTGAATTGTCAAACACGACAATTTTATGTCTTAGATTCTTTTTACCAAAATCGatagagtaaaaaaaaattagaaaatgtcATTGAGTTTAGTAGTCCAATGAGATTGTTTTTTTGATTGATGatgactttaatttttattttcttattttcatgtTGGTAAtggtactttttttttctctattattaAATGGTAATAATCTTGATAAGACAAGATTTGAAGTATATACAGAAAACCTTACTCATTGATTCTTAAGACATTCATTGAATAAATCCAACTATGAAAGTCAAAATGAGGTATTACAATGATTTTTTTGGTGAGCAACATTCAATATGACTTCATTCTTTAGGCAATGTCATTGGTTGTAATGAACGTCTTCTTCGTTGCAACAATTTTAATGTCGAACGTATGTCATCTACTATAAACAATTTCGTTAAAACTATATTAGGTTTTGTTGGAGTGAATAACTATAGTGCATGTGTAAGACCTTTTGCACCTTCTTTCGCTATAGTGGTTTTGTCAATCGTTACAACAAAAGCAGTTGCAAATTGCACATCCCTATCTCCAACGGTTTCACTAAAGTGCACCTGATACTTGTTTTAACGAAACCTTGTCCCATAAAAGTTAAAGATTCATTGGCATTTTCACTAAAACGATTGTCATTTCTCTAACACTACCAATACATACAACTTCCATGTTGGTTTCGTCATTTAATTCATTGCAGCTGGAGACTATGTCTCCTTGAATACACATCATTTGTTGCTTGTTGTTGTCATCGTGCTTCGTTTGTCTCTACTGCTATGGTGAGCGTgaatgttgtttttcttttacatttttgtgTTCATGTTTGTTCATCAGattaatatgttaatatttgTGTCCATGTACTATAGCATTGTGGTGAGATTATTAATATTTCTCCAAAACGTGGTGTCCATCCATCTCTATTGTACCTCGCCTTTCACGTTCCCAAGTTCCTATTATTatcttgaaattttattattaatttaatcctataattttctaatatgttgtttattttttgtatgtTGGATATGTGATTAATTATATGCCTATAATTGCATTAATTTTGgcttataattttgttttttgtttggaaattatGTATTGGTCTAATTCTGAAATCTATGTCacaatttgtataaaataattatttatcatttcaaATGTCTCGTCTCATTACTTTTTGGaggaaaaaaaacacacaaaaaatattctaaagTTGATGACAACATccttaaaaagaataaaattcaaGTATTCTTAAGATAATATTGAATTAACATGTGTGGagtttcaacaacaaatataaatgaaaataataaccAAGAAACTTAAACAAATAAGTGCATGGCATAATGAATGGTCATGGTGTTCGAGTCACTTCTTAAGTTATATAGAAAAGTATTCATGATCTTCTAAAATGATTTATCTTCAATATATACACTTACTAgtagaatagaaaataataatacttattatGATGAGTATAATGTGTCAATTATAAAAAGTggtacaataatatttttataatgaatgtCAAATTTATTATAACGAGTGTTGTACACTtgtcataataaattatttattatgttagttttaattttaatttaggtttaaatTCTCGGATGATCCTTGTATTTGTAGAAAAATCTCAAATGGGTTATCTTGTTGAAAacggtctcaattgggtcctaaattttaaaaatttgagtcAATTACGCCATTTCCGTTAAGTGTTGATAGACGGCGTCAAAATATGATGATGTGGTACACAGTAAATATGCTAAGGTGGATCA
Protein-coding sequences here:
- the LOC108340987 gene encoding poly(A)-specific ribonuclease PARN isoform X3, with product MDFLAKYQFDFNACIHEGISYLSREQEREALRNLNSALDSEWSDICKLKDVRDMPLHSASDILFTARMKNKFRRWHDGLLHEQNLEDQIQGITEDSKFQEIFFEMHPALRLNGFTSHQLKLIHLVIRKHFKDLSYISVNSEASGLQHLVVYTDSKDELNLLLKKVKEENHGAENMKIQAAVGLRHVIDLLSSEQKLIVGHNCFLDIAHVYSKFIGPLPGTPEEFVTSVNKCFPHIVDTKILLNTNFMLQEKMKRSRKSLAAAFTSFCPQIAAGSGTSYLGSLPHVKVDVEVDEVRSSSWNPGGKHEAGYDAFMTGCIFAQLCSDLGIDYKLHDSSKQLALDEKLQNYINRLYLSWMHGDIIDLTTGNKVADSSPSHSLRKRYPKILFENIVIIWGFPSTLKANEIRMCISKVFGPTSIVSLFHLDATAVFVQFSVIQLVSDFLSLKNTLERSDGALLVLHPLSKLLEGGNTCAANYGTYKEICGSPLSECLFADQAKAVGIKWKTKLPEYKVVLGAEEHENSSVRGNVNIAMENVERTKPNKIDQLRNAPSRRQVSPYGDEDSCVAEGNL
- the LOC108340987 gene encoding poly(A)-specific ribonuclease PARN isoform X2 produces the protein MKPHKLPSPSLSRVLARALSPATPATSATPATPTIPTQCDLAFPLKTVTTANFEPSLAELRRHVRTSDFVAIDLEMSGITSAPWRESFEFDRSDVRYLKVRDSATKFAVLQFGVCPFRWDSSNHSFVAYPFYVFPRQEHAGLGPCDEFLWQTTSMDFLAKYQFDFNACIHEGISYLSREQEREALRNLNSALDSEWSDICKLKDVRDMPLHSASDILFTARMKNKFRRWHDGLLHEQNLEDQIQGITEDSKFQEIFFEMHPALRLNGFTSHQLKLIHLVIRKHFKDLSYISVNSEASGLQHLVVYTDSKDELNLLLKKVKEENHGAENMKIQAAVGLRHVIDLLSSEQKLIVGHNCFLDIAHVYSKFIGPLPGTPEEFVTSVNKCFPHIVDTKILLNTNFMLQEKMKRSRKSLAAAFTSFCPQIAAGSGTSYLGSLPHVKVDVEVDEVRSSSWNPGGKHEAGYDAFMTGCIFAQLCSDLGIDYKLHDSSKQLALDEKLQNYINRLYLSWMHGDIIDLTTGNKVADSSPSHSLRKRYPKILFENIVIIWGFPSTLKANEIRMCISKVFGPTSIVSLFHLDATAVFVQFSVIQLVSDFLSLKNTLERSDGALLVLHPLSKLLEGGNTCAANYGTYKEICGSPLSECLFADQAKAVGIKWKTKLPEYKVVLGAEEHENSSVRGNVNIAMENVERTKPNKIDQLRNAPSRRQVSPYGDEDSCVAEGNL
- the LOC108340987 gene encoding poly(A)-specific ribonuclease PARN isoform X1; protein product: MKPHKLPSPSLSRVLARALSPATPATSATPATPTIPTQCDLAFPLKTVTTANFEPSLAELRRHVRTSDFVAIDLEMSGITSAPWRESFEFDRSDVRYLKVRDSATKFAVLQFGVCPFRWDSSNHSFVAYPHSFYVFPRQEHAGLGPCDEFLWQTTSMDFLAKYQFDFNACIHEGISYLSREQEREALRNLNSALDSEWSDICKLKDVRDMPLHSASDILFTARMKNKFRRWHDGLLHEQNLEDQIQGITEDSKFQEIFFEMHPALRLNGFTSHQLKLIHLVIRKHFKDLSYISVNSEASGLQHLVVYTDSKDELNLLLKKVKEENHGAENMKIQAAVGLRHVIDLLSSEQKLIVGHNCFLDIAHVYSKFIGPLPGTPEEFVTSVNKCFPHIVDTKILLNTNFMLQEKMKRSRKSLAAAFTSFCPQIAAGSGTSYLGSLPHVKVDVEVDEVRSSSWNPGGKHEAGYDAFMTGCIFAQLCSDLGIDYKLHDSSKQLALDEKLQNYINRLYLSWMHGDIIDLTTGNKVADSSPSHSLRKRYPKILFENIVIIWGFPSTLKANEIRMCISKVFGPTSIVSLFHLDATAVFVQFSVIQLVSDFLSLKNTLERSDGALLVLHPLSKLLEGGNTCAANYGTYKEICGSPLSECLFADQAKAVGIKWKTKLPEYKVVLGAEEHENSSVRGNVNIAMENVERTKPNKIDQLRNAPSRRQVSPYGDEDSCVAEGNL
- the LOC108340987 gene encoding poly(A)-specific ribonuclease PARN isoform X4 encodes the protein MPLHSASDILFTARMKNKFRRWHDGLLHEQNLEDQIQGITEDSKFQEIFFEMHPALRLNGFTSHQLKLIHLVIRKHFKDLSYISVNSEASGLQHLVVYTDSKDELNLLLKKVKEENHGAENMKIQAAVGLRHVIDLLSSEQKLIVGHNCFLDIAHVYSKFIGPLPGTPEEFVTSVNKCFPHIVDTKILLNTNFMLQEKMKRSRKSLAAAFTSFCPQIAAGSGTSYLGSLPHVKVDVEVDEVRSSSWNPGGKHEAGYDAFMTGCIFAQLCSDLGIDYKLHDSSKQLALDEKLQNYINRLYLSWMHGDIIDLTTGNKVADSSPSHSLRKRYPKILFENIVIIWGFPSTLKANEIRMCISKVFGPTSIVSLFHLDATAVFVQFSVIQLVSDFLSLKNTLERSDGALLVLHPLSKLLEGGNTCAANYGTYKEICGSPLSECLFADQAKAVGIKWKTKLPEYKVVLGAEEHENSSVRGNVNIAMENVERTKPNKIDQLRNAPSRRQVSPYGDEDSCVAEGNL